The following coding sequences lie in one Rutidosis leptorrhynchoides isolate AG116_Rl617_1_P2 chromosome 6, CSIRO_AGI_Rlap_v1, whole genome shotgun sequence genomic window:
- the LOC139854311 gene encoding uncharacterized protein: MRGDHSHPTILLEAVASYDNWIWHAYFGVAGSNNDINVLNTSDLFNSMLNEEMPDVPYQINEVDYSRGYYLADGIYPTWAAFVKGFSSVVDEKRTYFTKKQVSARKDVERTFGILQGCWHILQQLARTYEVNIMRQLMYTCIVIHNIIIEDNGYNLAKNDWVVEPVQHIQRMWIDRCDARARRTRELRDREVHEGIRSDLVEHLWDLRDDL; the protein is encoded by the coding sequence ATGCGAGGCGATCACAGTCACCCAACTATTTTGCTTGAAGCGGTCGCCTCGTATGATAATTGGATTTGGCATGCGTATTTTGGTGTAGCGGGTTCAAACAACGATATTAATGTGCTAAACACTAGTGATTTGTTCAACTCAATGCTTAATGAGGAAATGCCCGACGTTCCCTATCAAATAAACGAGGTTGATTACAGCAGAGGATATTATTTAGCTGACGGTATTTACCCAACTTGGGCGGCATTTGTTAAGGGATTTTCAAGTGTCGTTGATGAAAAACGTACTTACTTTACAAAGAAACAAGTGAGCGCTCGCAAAGATGTCGAAAGAACGTTTGGGATCCTACAAGGTTGTTGGCATATTCTTCAGCAACTCGCACGAACTTATGAAGTGAACATAATGAGACAACTAATGTACACGTGCATCGTGATACACAACATCATTATCGAAGACAATGGATACAACCTTGCTAAGAATGATTGGGTAGTTGAGCCCGTCCAACATATACAACGTATGTGGATCGATAGGTGTGACGCTCGTGCAAGAAGAACAAGGGAGTTACGTGATAGAGAAGTTCATGAAGGAATACGATCTGATTTGGTTGAACATTTGTGGGATCTTCGTGACGACTTATGA